The DNA region GGTTACCGGCTCCGATGCAAAAACTAAGTTCACGTGGGGCAGTACCGTTCTAGTCGGCGAGAACGGCGGCGAAGTTCTTTCCAAGCGTTCGCACGGCGTGATCTCAGTCGCTTAACGAGCTGCTGAAAACCACCGTGGGCCACCCGCCCACCCGTGAGTCTCTCTCCAGGCCGATGCGATATGTCCGTGGAACGCGGCACGAGACTGATGAGAGAAGGTCTCAACTACGCTTGAGGCACCTCGTCCTACGCATCGGCCTTCCGAGAAACTCCCGGGCGGGCGGGGAACCTTAACGTACTGGAAGATAGGAGAGGGTCTGGGAAATGGTTCATGACATCGAGATAAATTCCGCCGCGCACTATCCGGCGGCCGGCGTCATCGATCTGGTCGAGCTGGCCGAGAAGGTCGGCTTCGGTGCTTTTTGGAAGGGCGAGTCGAACAGCACCGACCCGATGGTGCTTCTCTCCGCCGCCGCGAGCCGGACGAAGACCATCAAGCTCGGCACGGCGATCTACCATATATACGGCAGGAGCCCTGTGACTCTCGGAATTCAATCCGCCACGCTGCAAGATCTCTCCGGTGGCAGGCTGCTGCTCGGGCTCGGCGTCGCGAACAAGAGCATCGCGGGCTGGCACGGCGGCGTGTTCGACCGCCCGCTCAGGCGCGCGCGCGAGTACATCGACATCGTCCGTAAAGTCGCCGCGGGCGAGCGCGTCGAATACGAGGGAGAAATTTACCAGACGGGAAAGCGCTTCCAATTATCCTGGAAACCCTCACACCCGAACTTGCCGATCTACCTCGCCGGGCTCGGGCCGCAGATGACGAAGCTCGTCGGAAAAATTTCCGACGGCGTCTTCATCAACATGGCGACGCCGGCGAAAATCCGCGAGATCGCCGCGCGTGTGCGCGAAGGCGCGAAAGAGGCGGGCCGCGATCCGGCGAAGATCGAGATCATCGCCAAGTGCCGGGTCTCGCTCAACCCCGACCGCGCGCTGGCACGCTCCAAGCTCCGGCAGGTGCTGACGTTTTATAACATCGCGGACCATTACAGCGACATGCTCAAAGGATTAGGCTTTGAGGCGGAGGTGAACGCGATTCAAAGCGCGTTTCAAAAGGGCGGCTTCAAGGCAGCGATGGCGGCGTTGACCGACGACTACATGGACAAGCTTCCCGTCGTGCCGGGAACTTCGATCGGGGAAATCAAAGACAAACTGGTCCAGTTCAAAGAGGCGGGCGCGACGCGCCTCGTCACTCCCTACGTGCCCGTCACCGAGCCGGTGGTGGAAGACGCGAGAAGGTTTTTAGAAGCGTGGGGGCGCTCATAAAGAGTTTATTGAGTTTCTTGAGTTCATTGCGTTTCTTGAGTTAACTCAATGAACCCAAACAACCCAATGAACTCAACGAACCCAAATAACCCGATCAACCCAATCAACCGAATTTTGGAGGTGAGAGATGTGTGATTTTGCGGCTGATGCGGCGGCGGCGGAGAGCTTGATGGTGGGGCGGACGCTAAGCGTCGAGCGGGTGAA from Candidatus Binatia bacterium includes:
- a CDS encoding LLM class flavin-dependent oxidoreductase; its protein translation is MVHDIEINSAAHYPAAGVIDLVELAEKVGFGAFWKGESNSTDPMVLLSAAASRTKTIKLGTAIYHIYGRSPVTLGIQSATLQDLSGGRLLLGLGVANKSIAGWHGGVFDRPLRRAREYIDIVRKVAAGERVEYEGEIYQTGKRFQLSWKPSHPNLPIYLAGLGPQMTKLVGKISDGVFINMATPAKIREIAARVREGAKEAGRDPAKIEIIAKCRVSLNPDRALARSKLRQVLTFYNIADHYSDMLKGLGFEAEVNAIQSAFQKGGFKAAMAALTDDYMDKLPVVPGTSIGEIKDKLVQFKEAGATRLVTPYVPVTEPVVEDARRFLEAWGRS